The genomic window CGACGCCGTCTCCCTCGAAGCAGCCCTCGCTTCAGCCGCACTCGGCCTCATCGCCCCCACGCTCATCGGCCCGCGCGCAAAGATCGAAGCCGCGGCACGCGAGGCGAATGCAGACCTTTCCAACATCCCCATCGTCGATGCTCCCCACAGCCACGCCGCAGCCGATGCCGCCGTGGCCATGGCCTTGCGCGGCGAGGTCGATGCGTTGATGAAAGGCAGCCTGCACACCGACGAGCTGATGGGCGCGGTGGTGCGGCGCGAGGGCGGGCTGCGCACGTCGCGGCGCATCAGCCACTGCTTTGTGATGGACGTTCCGGGGCACCCGCAGCCGCTCATCATTTCTGACGCGGCCATCAACATTGCGCCCACGCTCGATGAAAAGGTCGACATCGTGCAGAACGCGATCGACCTTGCGCATGCGCTGCAGATGCCTGCGGTGCGGGTGGCGATTCTCTCGGCCACTGAAACGGTGAGCACCAAGGTGCCTTCCACGCTGGATGCGGCGGTGCTGTGCAAGATGGCCGACCGCGGGCAGATTACCGGCGCAGAGGTCGACGGGCCGTTGGCCATGGACAACGCCATCGACGCGGAGGCGGCGCGCATCAAGGGCATCGTGTCGCCGGTGGCGGGCCGCGCCAATGTGCTGATCGTGCCCAGCCTCGACGCGGGCAACATGTTGGCAAAGAGCCTCACCTTTCTGGGCGGGGCGTATGCGGCGGGCATTGTGCTGGGCACGCGGGTGCCGGTCATCCTGACGAGCCGGGCCGACTCGGAGCCGGCGCGCCTGGCCTCTTGCGCGGTGGCGTCAATGCTGGCCAAGGCGGGGCGCGAGCGACTCATCAAGGCGGTGGGCTGACGCCTGTTTTTCAAAGCCCGGCGGCAACCCGCATTTGTATGCCGGCACACCGCGAACCCCCAATAGGTAGTTCTCCCTCGTTTCAGGCTGCCCCGCACCACCCAAACTGCTGCCAAAGGCGCATCATCGCCTTGAGCGAACCCGCGTTGCAGACTGTGTGCGAGGCAGAGCATGACAAGGTTCAAGAAGGTCTTCTGGATCGGCACTGGGCTCGCCGTGCTGGGTGCGCTCGGTGCCTTTCTGGTGGTCGATGAGCTGAAGACCTCGCGCCTGCAATCCGCCTTGTGGCGCGACTTTTCCGCCGGCGCCACCTTCAGCGTCGATTCGGGTCCCAGCAACGCCATTCGCTTTCCCCAAACTGGGCCGTACGACGAGCGGATGGGCTATCACGATCTGCCCCGTTTCATCGAGCGGCTCGGGCCGCATGGCTTCACCATCACCCGGCAGGCGCGCATGTCGCCTCGCCTCATCGAGCTGCAGGAGCACGGGCTTTTTACGCCCTACCGCGAAAAGAACCAGGCCGGCCTTACGGTGCGCGACTGCCGAAACACGGCGCTGCTGCACACGCGGGTGCCGCAGCGCGCCTACGAGCGCTTTGAAGAGGTGCCGCCGCTCTTGGTGAGCAGCCTGCTGTTCGTCGAAGACCGCCACCTGCTTGACGCGGAGCCGCCGCAGCGCAACCCGGCGCTCGACCCGGAGCGCTTTGCCAAGGCCGCAGTGGAGCACGGGCTGCGGGTGTTCAGCCCCAGCCAGTCGGCCACGGGCGGCAGCACGCTGGCCACGCAAATCGAAAAGTACCGCCATTCGCCGCACGGCCGCACGGGATCGGTGCGCGAAAAGCTGCGGCAAATGGCGTCTGCATCTGTGCGCGCCTATCAAGACGGGGACGACACGCTGGCGCGGCGCCGGCAGATCGTGGTCGACTATCTCGACACGGTGCCGCTGGCCGCGCGCCCCGGCATGGGCGAGGTGCACGGCATGGGCGACGGGCTGTGGGCCTGGTACGGGCGCGACTTTCGGGAAGTGAACCGCCTGCTGGCCGACCAGGCGGAGGGCGCCGCCCCCACGCCCGATGGGCTGCGTCGCCAGGCGCAGGCCTTCAAGCAGGCGCTGTCGCTGATGATTGCGCAGCGCCGCCCGTCGCAACACCTGCTGGGCGACGGCGCAAGCCTGGGCCGGCTCACCAACAGCTACCTGCGGCTGATGGCCGAGGCGGGCGTTATTTCGCCCACGCTGCGCGATGCGGCGTTGCCCCTGCCCTTGCACCTGCGGCCCGAGCTGCCCCCGACCGCGCGGCCCGACTTTGTTCAGCGCAAGGCCACGAGTGCGCTGCGCACCCACATCTCCACCCTGCTCGACGTGCCGCGCGCCTACGACCTGGAGCGGCTCGACCTGGAGGCCGAAACCAGCCTGGACGGCGAGGCGCAAGCGCTGGCGGCACAGGTGCTGGCAGGGCTGCGCACGCCGGCCGCGGCCAAGGCGGCGGGGTTGTACGGCCCGCACCTGCTGGATGCGGGCGCAGACCCGAGCCCGCTGGTCTACAGCTTCACGCTGTTCGAGCGTGGTCCCCAAGGCAGCCTGCTGCGGGTTCAGGCAGACAGCATCGACCAGCCTTTCGACGTGAACCAGGGCGCGCGGCTGGACCTTGGCTCCACCGCCAAGCTGCGCACGCTGGTGAGCTACCTCGAGCTGGTGGCCGAGCTGCACGCCAGCTGGGCCGGATTGGGCACCGCGCAGCTCACGGCACTGGCTCCCAGCCCGCGCGACCCGCTGGGCGTGTGGGCGCGGCAGTACCTGCTGCGCGCCAAGGACAAGCGCCTGGCGCCCATGCTCGAAGCAGCCATGGAGCGCAAGTATTCGGCCAACCCGGGCGAAGCCTTCTTTACCGGCGGTGGCCTGCACCAGTTCGAAAATTTCGAGCGCTCGCGCAACAACGAGTTCATTACCGTGCGCGAAGGCTTCAAGCATTCGATCAACCTGGTGTTCATTCGCCTGATGCGCGACGTGGTGCGCCACCGCATGTTCGGCGGCGAGTCAGACGCCGAGCAACTGCTCAAAGACCCAACCGACCCGCGCCGGCGCGAGCTGCTCGTGCGCTTTGCCGACCGTGAGGGCTCGGCCTTTCTGATGCGCTTCTATCGCAAGTACCAGCGCCTGCCGGCGGCCGATGCCCAGGCCTTGCTGCTGCGCGGCGTGCGGCCTTCGGCGCCGCGCCTGGCCAGCGTGCTGTTCACCGTGGAGCCAGATGCGGACGAGACCCGGCTCGAAGAACTGCTTTCGCAGAAGCTGGGCCGCGGATACGACGGCTCGCCGCGCGAACTGCGTGCGCTGCGCACCACCTACGCCAACCTTTCGCTGGCAGACCGCGGCTACGTGGCGCGCGTGCATCCGCTGGAGCTGTGGCTGGTGGGCTATTTGCGAAAGCACCCCGGTGCCACGCTGGCCGAGGTGCTGAACGCGAGCACCAGCGAACGCCAAGAGGTCTACGCCTGGCTCTTCAAGACGCGCCACAAGAGCGCGCAAGACACGCGCCTGCGCGAGCTGATCGAGATCGACGCCTTCGCGCAAATCCACCGCTCGTGGCAACGCTTGGGCTATCCGTTCGAATCGCTCACACCTTCCTACGCAAGCGCCATCGGCGCATCGGGCGACCGGCCGGCCGCGCTGGCGGAGCTCATGGGCATCATCGCCAGCGACGGCATGCGCCACCCGGTGCAGCGCGTGGGCTCACTGCACTTTGCGCGCGACACCCCTTACGAAACACGGTTGGAGCCGCGCAACGCCGGTGCCGAGCAGGTGCTGCCCGCAGAGGTGGCCGCCACCGTGCGCCAAGCGCTGGTCCAGGTGGTGCAAGACGGCACGGCCCGCCGCCTGAAGGGCGTGCTGGTGGATGCGGACGGCCGCGCGCTCGAAGTGGGCGGCAAGACCGGCACCGGCGACCACCGCTACGGCCACACCGGCGGCGGGCGCAAGTCTGCGGAGCGCAAGATCAGCCGCTCGGCCACCTTCGCGTTCACCATTGGCGACCGCTACTTCGGCACCATCATGGCCTACGTGCACGAGCCCCATGCCGCGCGTTACACGTTCACCAGCGCGCTGCCGACGCAGCTGCTCAAGTCGCTGGGGCCGCAGCTGCTGCCAGTGCTGGAGCGCAGCGGCTGCGGCGGCGACTGAAACGCAACCGCGGGTGTAAAAAGGCGGCCCAGCAAGAGAAAGGGCCTCCGATGCAAATCCGCGAACTCGCCACCGGCCTGCAGTTTCCCGAAGGGCCCATTGCCATGGACGATGGCTCTGTGCTGCTGGTTGAAATTGCACGCGGCACGCTCACGCGAGTGCGGCACGACGGCTTGGTGCAGGTGGTGGCCGACCTGGGCGGCGGCCCCAACGGCGCCGCCATGGGGCCGGACGGCGCGGTGTACGTGTGCAACAGCGGCGGCTTTCGCTGGCATACCGAGGCCGATGGGTGCCACCGCCCGGTGGGCCAGGCCGAAGACTATTCGGGCGGGCGCATCGAACGCGTGAACCTTGCCACCGGGCAGGCCGAGCGGCTCTACGACATGGTCGAGGGCTTTGCGCTTCGTGGCCCAAACGACATCGTGTTCGACGCGCAAGGCGGCTTCTACTTTACGGACCTGGGCAAGACGCGCGAGCGCGACATGGACCGCGGCGGCGTGTTCCATGGCCACAGCATCGGCAGCGCCGTGCATGCGGTCGTGCGGCCGGCGATGACGCCCAACGGCATCGCGCTGTCGCCGGACGGCCGCACGCTCTATTACGCGGAAACCGAAGGCGCGCGGCTCTGGGCCTTCGACATCACGGCGCCCGGCCGCCTGCGCAAGGACGGCTGGCCCTCGCCGCACGGTGGCCGCATGCTGTGCGCATCGCCGGGCGGGCACTACCAGCGCTTCGACTCGATGGCGGCCGATGCGCTGGGCAACCTGTGCGTGGCCACGCTGCTGCACGGCGGCATCACCATCGTTGCGCCGGACGGCAGCACCTGCGACCACGTGCCGCTGCCCGACCGCTACACCACCAACATCTGCTTTGGCGGGCGCGACATGCGCACGGCGTACGTCACGCTATCGGGCAGCGGGCGGTTGATTGCCATCGATGACTGGCCCACGCCGGGGCTCAGGCTGAACTTTCAGGCCTGACGCCGCACGGCCTCGTTACACCACACGCTTCTTCGCAGCGCCGGTCAGCGACGTGACGGACGGCACAATCCAGCGCCGGTCGTCAAGCAGCCGCCGAATGCTTTCGCGCAACCACCGATGCGCCGGATCGACATGGTGGCGCGGGTGCCATGCCATGCGCAGCGGCTCCGAATGCACTGCGACGGGCAACTCGAAAATGCTGAGGCCCAGCGAACCGGCCATGCCCCGTGCGGTGCGCTCGGGAACGCTTGCAACAAGCTCGGTGCGCGAGGCGGCAATCAACGCCGAAAAGGTGCTTGGCACCAGCAACGCCAGTTGGCGCTGCAGACCCAACTGGCCCAACGCCGTATCCACCGGCGACGGCTCGCCCTCGCGCGGCGTAACGCCAACGTGGCGTGCATCCGCATACCTTGCAGCCGTCATCGGCGTTTTCTTCAACCCCTTGAGCAGCGGATGCCCCGCGCGCACCGCGCCCACCAATGTTTGCTCTGACAGCACCTGGGTTTCGGTTTCAGGGTCGGTGCCTCTGAAGCTGCCCACGTCCAGGTCGATGCGGCCTTCGCGCAACGCGCCGGGGTCGGCGTAGGTTTCCGGCAGA from Variovorax paradoxus includes these protein-coding regions:
- a CDS encoding bifunctional enoyl-CoA hydratase/phosphate acetyltransferase, translating into MPLSSPPPPTPHYDRLITAARALPPLRVAVVHPADAVSLEAALASAALGLIAPTLIGPRAKIEAAAREANADLSNIPIVDAPHSHAAADAAVAMALRGEVDALMKGSLHTDELMGAVVRREGGLRTSRRISHCFVMDVPGHPQPLIISDAAINIAPTLDEKVDIVQNAIDLAHALQMPAVRVAILSATETVSTKVPSTLDAAVLCKMADRGQITGAEVDGPLAMDNAIDAEAARIKGIVSPVAGRANVLIVPSLDAGNMLAKSLTFLGGAYAAGIVLGTRVPVILTSRADSEPARLASCAVASMLAKAGRERLIKAVG
- a CDS encoding LysR family transcriptional regulator is translated as MANTYDLNLLTALDALLSTGSVTAAAARMHLSTPAMSHTLARIRESFGDPILVRAGRKLVPTPRALSLAEPVRTLLAQAQALRAPADAQSLAAVRRRFVVRAPEGIAVVFGASVSQTLEEEMPLASLQFLPETYADPGALREGRIDLDVGSFRGTDPETETQVLSEQTLVGAVRAGHPLLKGLKKTPMTAARYADARHVGVTPREGEPSPVDTALGQLGLQRQLALLVPSTFSALIAASRTELVASVPERTARGMAGSLGLSIFELPVAVHSEPLRMAWHPRHHVDPAHRWLRESIRRLLDDRRWIVPSVTSLTGAAKKRVV
- a CDS encoding SMP-30/gluconolactonase/LRE family protein, with product MQIRELATGLQFPEGPIAMDDGSVLLVEIARGTLTRVRHDGLVQVVADLGGGPNGAAMGPDGAVYVCNSGGFRWHTEADGCHRPVGQAEDYSGGRIERVNLATGQAERLYDMVEGFALRGPNDIVFDAQGGFYFTDLGKTRERDMDRGGVFHGHSIGSAVHAVVRPAMTPNGIALSPDGRTLYYAETEGARLWAFDITAPGRLRKDGWPSPHGGRMLCASPGGHYQRFDSMAADALGNLCVATLLHGGITIVAPDGSTCDHVPLPDRYTTNICFGGRDMRTAYVTLSGSGRLIAIDDWPTPGLRLNFQA
- a CDS encoding transglycosylase domain-containing protein, which translates into the protein MTRFKKVFWIGTGLAVLGALGAFLVVDELKTSRLQSALWRDFSAGATFSVDSGPSNAIRFPQTGPYDERMGYHDLPRFIERLGPHGFTITRQARMSPRLIELQEHGLFTPYREKNQAGLTVRDCRNTALLHTRVPQRAYERFEEVPPLLVSSLLFVEDRHLLDAEPPQRNPALDPERFAKAAVEHGLRVFSPSQSATGGSTLATQIEKYRHSPHGRTGSVREKLRQMASASVRAYQDGDDTLARRRQIVVDYLDTVPLAARPGMGEVHGMGDGLWAWYGRDFREVNRLLADQAEGAAPTPDGLRRQAQAFKQALSLMIAQRRPSQHLLGDGASLGRLTNSYLRLMAEAGVISPTLRDAALPLPLHLRPELPPTARPDFVQRKATSALRTHISTLLDVPRAYDLERLDLEAETSLDGEAQALAAQVLAGLRTPAAAKAAGLYGPHLLDAGADPSPLVYSFTLFERGPQGSLLRVQADSIDQPFDVNQGARLDLGSTAKLRTLVSYLELVAELHASWAGLGTAQLTALAPSPRDPLGVWARQYLLRAKDKRLAPMLEAAMERKYSANPGEAFFTGGGLHQFENFERSRNNEFITVREGFKHSINLVFIRLMRDVVRHRMFGGESDAEQLLKDPTDPRRRELLVRFADREGSAFLMRFYRKYQRLPAADAQALLLRGVRPSAPRLASVLFTVEPDADETRLEELLSQKLGRGYDGSPRELRALRTTYANLSLADRGYVARVHPLELWLVGYLRKHPGATLAEVLNASTSERQEVYAWLFKTRHKSAQDTRLRELIEIDAFAQIHRSWQRLGYPFESLTPSYASAIGASGDRPAALAELMGIIASDGMRHPVQRVGSLHFARDTPYETRLEPRNAGAEQVLPAEVAATVRQALVQVVQDGTARRLKGVLVDADGRALEVGGKTGTGDHRYGHTGGGRKSAERKISRSATFAFTIGDRYFGTIMAYVHEPHAARYTFTSALPTQLLKSLGPQLLPVLERSGCGGD